From Patescibacteria group bacterium, one genomic window encodes:
- the rpsI gene encoding 30S ribosomal protein S9, which yields MAEKKTIKEEKNEEIKFKGKFIKAIGRRKTSRAQVRLYKDGRGLIVVNGLKINQYFSEGEATVAVQPLKLTGRLKDLNFSILAAGGGKHSQAEAVRHGLARVLVAFDKELRPGLKAKGWLTRDARKTERKKPGLKKARRAPQWSKR from the coding sequence ATGGCAGAGAAAAAAACAATTAAAGAAGAAAAGAACGAAGAAATAAAGTTTAAAGGCAAATTCATAAAAGCGATCGGCCGGAGAAAAACTTCGCGGGCGCAGGTAAGATTATATAAAGATGGACGCGGCCTTATTGTTGTTAATGGTTTAAAGATTAATCAGTATTTTAGCGAAGGAGAAGCCACGGTTGCCGTTCAACCGCTCAAATTGACCGGCCGGTTAAAAGATTTGAATTTTTCCATCTTGGCCGCAGGCGGCGGCAAGCACTCCCAGGCCGAAGCTGTAAGGCATGGTTTGGCAAGAGTTTTAGTGGCTTTTGACAAAGAATTAAGGCCCGGCCTTAAAGCTAAAGGCTGGCTCACTAGAGATGCCCGCAAAACAGAAAGAAAAAAACCTGGTCTCAAAAAAGCCAGACGCGCGCCGCAGTGGAGCAAGCGGTAA